In Ananas comosus cultivar F153 linkage group 10, ASM154086v1, whole genome shotgun sequence, the sequence AATAGCACCCAAGAatcaatactattaatagtattaattccaGCCCggctctatatataattatatattaggcACGTAAAACTTTATATTCAAAACCATAATTTTACcctacaaaagaaaaatcaaaccaacataattatatcaaaaatccaaaaaactaaattaaatattttggagaGTGTCAATCGATGGAAActcaacaatatatatttttcagatAATTAGATTAGTCATTAATTTGGAAATTTCTCTAATTAATTACTCTCATGATGCAATActattctataaattttttatataaataaatgaagtgTCACAATTTTAAGTCCCCTCATAAATTGTGGATAAGATATAGCATGCATGCGAATAATGTAGAACATGTGATCTTCCTCTGTGACCAATTCACTCCGGAAATTGCAAAAATTTGTTGCTTGTACACATTTTTCCCAATAAGACACTGTGAACACTAAATTCACGTGTCACACTGGCATGTGTCGTTCAACAAactagataaaaaaatttatcacaaACTAGACCACCTCATCACTAAAAttattatctatctattttcAAATTGATGCTTATAAAATTCTTGTATAAATTATCCAATTATAAATTTCTCAACTATATCTAATATAGTACTTTTGTAAGGTACTATGAAATTACACTTCTCTTTTTGTCTACAATATTGGCTTATATATATGCTGACATGACAGTTTCTTATAAGCTTTTTTTGAACttctataataattatatatgtaattaatGTACTACAGGATGTGTTGTGAgtgaatatatttttattttattttgtattacaGGATTTAGCGACGGGGCTTTGAAAGCGTGCTGTGGCGCCGGAGGACAAGGTTCGTACAACTTCAACTTTGACATCAAGTGCGGCGAGCGCGGGCTACGGCTTGTCCGAACCCCTCGACGCATGTGAGTTGGGACGGGATCCACTTAACCGAAGCGGCTTATCGTTCCATAGCCAAAGGGTGGCTCAACGGTCCCTACGCAGACCCGCCCATTCTCAGGTAGAGACCACGAAaacagaaaattcaaaaattgcatGTGACGCACGATTGATTAGAAATAGAATCATGCTGGGCGTGTAACATAGAGATTGTTTTGCCCCGAGGACTCCATCAGAATATAGAGATTGTTTTGCGGGAAttgttattatttctttttgtaataCTCTAAATTCCGTCTCAATGAATTTGAGCACTTTGTAATAGATGATTCATTTATCACTGTCAATTTGGAGTTCAGCTAGCTTGGGTTGGGTCCAACTTGAGTAATGGGTTGTGTTGGACCCAACCAGCCCGATATGAAGCGAATTCCGATCGAAGCTGAGCCCAATCCAATCTGAGCCATCGCAAGCTAACGCCGACGGGCCTGTTCAGCCCATAGTGCTGTTACCGAAGTGCTGTATCCTTAGCAGATTCAATCTACAACAAGATTAAGAAGCtttgtattgaaattttattcgaatcgtATTTCTACTCTCTGCTAAAAGTAGAAACAAAAGCGACGCCAAATACGCCCATATCCAGAACCAATGTCAAATGGTGCGAGTTAGGAAATTTAGTCCGGCCGGCCCGGACCGGCCCGAAACATAACGAGCTCTCAAATCAATCAcaagataatataatatacaagGAGGATAAAACCATCCAATTGCCCATGCATTACttattaaataggaaaaatcAGAGTAACCAACAGGGACAATTTGCTCAAATACACTTAAAATTTCAGGGAATTACAAGCGCGACGACGCCGATACAAACAAATACGAGTTTCAAAATTACAGAAACTCGGACCACACTTGAGAACTGATACAAACTTGCTGGGTTATACTTATGCCAACTATAATCACACTTGCTGGGGTCATCTACGGTGCACAACTGGTCATTCCTGGTAAACAAATCTGCAGAAATTTATTCTCACTCTTTTCAGCTTATCATTATATCCAATAATGCTAAGAACATGTAAATATGTATGTTACACCTTCATGGAATATTAGTACGTAATGGGTGCAAATTTGGTCTTAATGGAGAATTGCAGGATTGCTGTAGGGACCTTTGAGCCACCCGTTGGCTATGGACTGATACGCGGTTTCGGTTAAGTGGATTCCGTCCCAGCTCAGGTAGTCCTGGGGGTCGGGGCAGGCGCTGGCCCCCGACATGCCGCACCGCGCGTCGTTGTTGTAGTTGTACGAACTCTGACCGCTCGCGCCGCAGCACACCTTTAGGCTATATGTGAGTCCTGTAAATTGTTGGGATCAAGTCACGGTGGTTTAGTGATCTCAGTTTCAAATTTCCCGCTAAGGATTTAGGGTTGTCATGTTATTGCATATTCTTCCGGGAAATGTGACATTTTCTCATCCTTAATTTACATGTTCCTTTGTGTGCGTGATTTTGTTTATGTTAACTTTTAACTAATTTCTATTGGATTCATTATTTAGGTAATTAcgtgtggtttttttttttttttcgtatgtGTATTTGAGATGGAAAAGGGTTTTGGCGCCTAatacttttttaagttttaaaaaattgtaagcaTTTGCAAACAAGACcctaaagtttttatttttatttctttcccagaatatataaaagtagaaaaaataaagttttttttgtaaatgTGGCTTAAGTGGAAGAAGTCACTTTTACAAAAGTGACACTTTGTAAAAGTACTTTTCAATTCGATTATTTGATTGGTTATAAaatgaaatatgaaaaattataattatataattttgattctttaattatatataaacaaacGACTTACACtggtaatttaaattaaaatttaaaattaaatttatatttagaatttaaatttaagttttaaattttaattaaaacttaaatttgtgttgaatttataattaaaatttaagacataaattaaatttacaatttgaattcataatttgaatttataatttgaatcctGTTTTAATTTACTCATTCATCttaaattctgaattcaaatatgaattcacaattaaatttaaattaaaatttaagtttaaatcacaattcaaactaaatatttgaattcataattcaaattcaaagttcaaactgaaactcattattgaaattaaatctaaatagagagcttaaatttgaatttaaatttcaactttaaattttaaattttaaattttaaatttcagtttcaatcaataatttgaatttatagttgaacaatttaaattcaaagtttcaaattgaagttcttagctaaaaatactgattaaaattaaaattaaaatttaaatactataattcaaatttaagtaaaaatttaaatttaaatataaattcacatatttgaatttaaaatttttatgcttaatttgaatttaaagataAAATTCAGAATGTAAAactaaattcatatttttaattcaaatttaaaataaaattcaactttaaaagtaaaattcaaatattaaagttGAAACCAAATATAACTTCTTAGCTAAGTTCTCTATTTTcgttgaattcaaaatttttttagccGAAGTCAAAAAAAGTGAGCCTTAGTTATAAGTTATAATTCATTTTATCAACTCACTTTTGTAAAATGACTTTCGTATTCACTTACGTAAACCAAACAATCAATAAGAtgtcattttctaaaaatattatttttggtgCTCCACTTTCGGCcaatcaaatatattcttaaacAACGTATATATAACTATCGCACTTTTTACtcatccaaccaaataaaatatatactagTGCTATTGTCGtatttttaattgtatatatcTTTATTTACAACGTATTTAAATTCTTAGTTAGGCTTCATATTAATGTTTGTAAGATGACAAGTGGATCTTAGGTAGGCTTCACACATCATCTTTCTACCTAACTAGTACATAAGAAAAAGTTAAATTACCGTAGTGTCCCTATTTTGGAATGTGACACCTACAACATAACCATTTTGTCCGCTTAAAAGCAAATTTTAATAACGTTTTACAAATAAATCCTCCAATATTTTACGCATTATATGTACacgaaatatataaaaatttataaaatatggtGTACATAGTTATCATAACAGTTAGATATTTACACATTTATATAACAACACGTAAATTAAACaaagcaaaattttactttcacGTGATTCacattatttatacatatattaaattcaaaatctgtATGAATATTTTTGTAAACAAAGCGTTGGTCGTCCACTTGTACTTAGTACATAATTGTGTACTTTACTCTCTTAATCATCCCACTTAAATCTCTCATTTTTTGAGGTGTAGTTCCACTTCTACAttacttttctattttcatATGCCAAATGTGCGAAGTGCATGTATTTTTATTCCTCTTTggataagttaaaattaaagaatcagTATATTCTAGAGAGGATATTATTGTACTTCAAATTCCCACATCATATCTTTTCCTCCCTAATCAAGAAACAATTATGtgcaaacaaacaaattaaataaaaaccaAGCAACTTTTACTGGTTGATGTGAAGAATCTTCTAATGCAGAGAATCATCCAAATTGAtgtagataaataataataaaataataacatatGCTATCTTTTCCTCCATAATGGAGGTAGGAGTATAAGTGGAGGTCAATTACTTAAGATCTAGGGCATTCTACATTCTAGTGTGAGAAAGGGACTAATAAATTACCCAATTATAATTAATGTTTTGCCTTGTTGTAGACCacaaaaagcaaagaaaaaaagtaaaaaaaatacactGAGAATAGGCCATTTTAAAATAGACCCCTCcactttattttgtttattgaatatatataaatataagcaGTGGTTAATATTTAAGCCCTAGGGTAATCTACAATCTAATGAGAGAAAGGGACTCATAGATTGTCTAATTATAATGTTTTGCCTTGTTGTAGTCTTGTAAACGACAAAAAGGGGaggggagaaaaagaaaggtaaagtaaaaaatattgagaCCAAGATCAGCTGTGTACGCCATTTGAAATGGAGCACTaggcttttatttttgttattcataattttttaacttctatttatttaattataattatgatAGGATTTATTCGAATTAGTTGCtaattgtttcatttttttttactaaaaagtaattaaaactgATGAAATCACTgatagatttagtaaaatttatagtataattgactaaaattacttaattcaAAGAATCAAAAGTTCAAAAGTGCCTTAGTAAAGTTGAGGGGGGTTTTCCATACTTTTTTAccccaaaaaattataaagaaatgTATCAATTTCTTACTTTCTACCTGGTAGCTAGGGCACACCAATTTATTGTTCAGAGAAATATGCCACCTCAACCTAACAAATACATTGATTGATGTAATTCATTTAATAAGAGGGGGGCATATTTGTCAAAGCATGGGAATAATCTCCAAAAACATCAATTAATGGATGTGTGATTAGGACATGAATTTGACATATTTATTTAGTAGGTATTAGATTAAAGCTTCTTTATATAATAAGAGTCTCCAAAGTTCCTAAATGagtttctttttatcttttttatacaGTAAGAGTTTTGTGCAGATTATTCGTGattattttctccttttctttttatttttttagtagaaTGATCTATCCCTGTGTTGGTACGTGCATGAATCTATGAATGCCTTTAAAGAGGACCACTTTTAATGCTACAGTTGAGAAATTGAtgcaatttattattatttttttgttttgggcaTTAAATTGAAATAGGTAATATTTATTTTGGCATGGACAAAAAATTAGGGGACCCTAACTATTTAATGCCCGTTAATTTAGCTAGACCAGCGTTTGTGTTAGATCTTGGGCACAAATTAATCATAGCTCACCTAACCCATGTGGTGTAAGGCCCATTCATACTCCTATTAAATTCAAAAACAAGTTAACACACTAGCATCCAATATATGAACCGTGGTTTGTAGAAATTCGGtcgttttttatttaaattagacACCTAATTAATCAATAAATTAaccttgtatatatatttcttattctcCATGTTGTCATGTTGATGATGTGATTTTTTAATTAACCTATGCATTTTGTGGCTCCAATTATTCACCTAGTCAtcaatatatatcaaaatattataccataataaatatattatatcctTTGATAATTCCCTAGTGATATGGACGTATCATGGTCCCCTATTATCCATTTCTTGACCCACTTGGTTAGTACAAAGCATCCAATTTGCTAACTACTCCTTAGACTAGCCCTACAAATCATTGCTCGCACTTGGTGCATCCATGTATATGATGCACCACACTCAATATGTTGTGAAcactataaaattatatttaatacaatttgatataattttcaATATCTAAAGAGTTTGTATATAAAAGGCTGAATTAcacttttagtcctcaaattatAAAGTAGATGGCACTTTGATCCACAAActataatttgttataatttctagCTCGTATTTTTTGAATCATTATAATTAAGTTTCACAGTCCAATTTAGTTTATTGATTGTTGATTCTTTATTAATATGATAACGAAGTGACATGTTAATTAGaattactttaaaaattaaCCCCAACACTACCATATCATTATTCATTTAACTTAATTAGCACGTAGTACCGgattataataattcaaaaaaattgagacaaaaattataataaattaaaatttaaaaatctaagtTTCACCCACCTCAAAGTTTTGAGGATTAAAggtgtaatttagccaacatAAAAAAAGATTCTAATAGTTGAATTAATGACCGTTacttaaactttaatatttgtGCACGTATTATGGTGCGCCCTGCAtcgggtgcatgcaataatttttcCTAGTTCTTTCGGACCCAAGTCCGCGTCCACGTCACCACGTCTTGCCACGTCACGAGGCGGCTGCGCCCCGACAAACGCAATTCCGTCACGGAATAATCTTTTCCcgaattttatatagaaaagaaatatataaaataagttatccacacaataataatatatataatataataagttaaaaaagcAGGAACAAATCAATTagattctatatataaaaaaaagtaaaacttaCCGAAGCTTTGAGGGCTCTGCACCATTTGATACACCTGATCGTAATAATCTCCGTACATAATCCTCGTTGAAGAGTatttgctttgaagctttgATAGTGCTTGTTTGAGCAGTTTATTATGATAGGAGGATAAATCATTGAACTTTTTTAAGCAACCAATTTGATCGTAATCGCCTTGGTTAGAGCTTTGAAAAATTGTTAAGTAGATAGGAAAACACCCTATGGGTAGAACCCCGGGCACGACGATATCCACCGCACCTAATCCGATCAATTTCTGTAACAAAAAAGAACACAAAACTTAGAGCTTAATTCTACAGAAGTGTTGTATCAATAGAACTTTTTGTACATAATTGTTTATTGCGTAATGCTACTAATTGTTAAGCAGACACTATGCTCGATCAGATTAACATTTACGTACCTCTACACCGTTGTATATATACTGGACTACTTGAGGTGTGTAGGTGCTCGTCTTGTCGGGGCTCCAGCCGGCAAACAAGGCGGCGTTATAATCGTTTCCGCCGAGTTCTCCGACTACGAACAAGGATTTACTCAAATAGTCCTGGCAGTCTACATCAGAATAGGCCTCAATAATTTTGGAAAAGTTGGAAAATAAAACCATCAGCAAAGAAATTTTCTAATCTTTGTCATATGTTGTATTTGtaaactaatatttaatttCACATGTACTTGCGAATCTTGTTTTATTACTTCTCAGTGAAACATTTTTCCAAGGGTACGGACTAGTACTCAACTAAGGGGTATTTTCGTAGATAATCTACTTCTGAGGGGTTTATAtttgcaaataaattatttcccatttgaaatattttgaccCCATAGCatttaatatgcaataataTGCAAATAACtgattttgtagggatatatatgTCAAAGGCAACTTGTTCTTGCAAACAAGTGGCCAATAGACGTTTTTTTTTGTCCCctgtttttttttgaaaaatagattcaAACCCGAGACTTAATTCGTTATTACGTACGTACCCTAATTTTTGTACGAACCAAGAACATCTACTAAAAGCTAAACTCCTTTAAAAAAGAAT encodes:
- the LOC109716296 gene encoding GDSL esterase/lipase At5g45910-like isoform X2, which encodes MKIPIILVLFLFWYYFEFAYSQSYNAIFSFGDSMSDTGNLCVNGNPSSITMAQPPYGETFFGKPTCRSSNGRLVIDFLAEAFSLPLLPPSKASGSDFGKGANMAIIGATASDSSFLQSIGLGSKIWNNGPFDTQIQWFQQLMPTFCTSSQDCQDYLSKSLFVVGELGGNDYNAALFAGWSPDKTSTYTPQVVQYIYNGVEKLIGLGAVDIVVPGVLPIGCFPIYLTIFQSSNQGDYDQIGCLKKFNDLSSYHNKLLKQALSKLQSKYSSTRIMYGDYYDQVYQMVQSPQSFGLTYSLKVCCGASGQSSYNYNNDARCGMSGASACPDPQDYLSWDGIHLTETAYQSIANGWLKGPYSNPAILH
- the LOC109716296 gene encoding GDSL esterase/lipase At5g45910-like isoform X1, which translates into the protein MKIPIILVLFLFWYYFEFAYSQSYNAIFSFGDSMSDTGNLCVNGNPSSITMAQPPYGETFFGKPTCRSSNGRLVIDFLAEAFSLPLLPPSKASGSDFGKGANMAIIGATASDSSFLQSIGLGSKIWNNGPFDTQIQWFQQLMPTFCTSSQDCQDYLSKSLFVVGELGGNDYNAALFAGWSPDKTSTYTPQVVQYIYNGVEKLIGLGAVDIVVPGVLPIGCFPIYLTIFQSSNQGDYDQIGCLKKFNDLSSYHNKLLKQALSKLQSKYSSTRIMYGDYYDQVYQMVQSPQSFGLTYSLKVCCGASGQSSYNYNNDARCGMSGASACPDPQDYLSWDGIHLTETAYQSIANGWLKDLFTRNDQLCTVDDPSKCDYSWHKYNPASLYQFSSVVRVSVILKLVFVCIGVVALVIP